DNA sequence from the Sulfurimonas sp. HSL3-7 genome:
CCTTTACGACATAAGCAATCAGCTCTTCATTTTTGTCATAGAGCGCGATATCGTGCTTGAGCGAAAGTTTTACCTTGGTCAGCAGCAGCTGGGCAATGTTTTTCTTCTCTTCGTCGAGCAGGATGGTGTTGTAGTGCATTTTGTCCTGATAGTTGTTGATCAGGTCGATCGATGCAAGGATACTTTCATCGCTCTGGATGAAAACAGTTCCCTTTGAAAGGTCATCGGTGATTTTGGACAGGTCGGATGACATACGGTGAAAGCCGTGATACATCCGTTTCTGCGTGGTCTGAAAATAGTTTTCTTTTAAAAAGGTGTCAAAATAGAAGCCGAGTGCGGCGGAAGAGAGAACAATGATCACAATAAGAAGCAGTGAAAGCTTGTTTGTCAGGCTGAAATTTTTCATGGTCAAAAGATCGGGTCAATCCTATCGGCATTGTCCATGGTGATCAGTTTGACAGGAATGGAGATATGCTTGGGTACCTTCTCCTTTGCAAGGATCTTCAGGGCAACGTCAACGGACGCTTTTCCGCCCAGCGGGAAGAGAATGGAGGCTGACTGCTCTCCTTCGAGGATTGCTTTTCTGGCTTCGCTTGTATAGTCGCATCCGACCGTAACAATGGAGGCGGGGTCAATGTTATACCGATGCAAAACGGAACGCACGCCGCTGAGCATGCTGTCGCTCTCCGAAAAGATGGCGTTGATGCGGATCCCTTCTTTGATCAGCTTCTCGGTTTCGATGATGGCATCTTTGCGCAGATAGTTCCCGGTCCTTCTGATGACTTTGATCTCTTTGTATTTGGCGATCTCATCAAGAAACCCTTTGCTCCGAAGCTGTGTCACATCGGCCTCCTGCAGCCCCTCGAAAAGAAGCACGGTTCCTTTGCCGTTTAAGCGTTTGGCAATGTAGTCGGCTCCCATCGTACCGATCCTGATGTTGTCCGAGTTGATAAAAGTGGTGTAGTCAAGGCTGTTGATACCGCGGTCAAGGATGATGACGGGGATCCCCATCCGGTGGGCTTTGGCGACGACCGGTACCACCGCATCGGCATGGTTCGTACCGACGATAAGCAGGTCGACCCCGGCAGCGATAAACTGCTCGATCTGGCGGATCAGCAGGGATGTCTGCCCTTTTGCATCAGAGTAGATGAAGGCAAGGTCCGGATGTTCAGCAAGGGCGTCGCGCACCTCGAAGACTTGCGCCCGGCGGAAATCGTTGGCCATCATATCCTGCGCAAAAGCGACCGTTCTAAGAGGCTGGGCCGATGCATTGAGCATTGCCCCGAGAAACAAGAGTAAAACGACGATAGCAGTTTTTATAGAGCGCATTTTTGTTCTTTCGGATCAACATATTAATGGTTTATAATTTTCTAAAGTAAAAGTGTACATTTAATAGTGTTAAAAGCTTATTGAAAAGAGAGAGGTAAAAGCGGAGAAACGGTGTGACGGTATGGACGCTTTCACATCCATACCCGGTGCTTATTCGAAAGCTGTTATTCAGGATCTCTGCGTCTGTCCGGTCTCGACGCGACGGTAGAGGATCGGAAGGATGAGCAGGGTGAGCAGCGTCGAGCTGATCAGGCCGAAGATGACGACGATCGCCAGCGGCTTCTGGATCTCGGAGCCCGGTCCGGTGGCAAAAAGCATCGGCACGAGCCCGAAGGCGGCGATAAGTGCCGTCATGATGACCGGGCGCAGACGACGCTTCGCCCCCTCGATGACCGCTTCTTCGAGCGGCATCGTCTTGACAAGCTCGTTGAAGTAGCTCACCATCACGACGCCGTTGAGCACGGCGATACCGAGCAGGGCAATGAATCCCACCGATGCCGGTACTGAGAGATAGTTGTTCGTAATGAAGAGCCCCAATACCCCGCCGGTCAACGCCAGCGGGATAGTTGCAAAGACTGCGGCGGCCTGGCGCATTGATCGGAAAGTGAAGAAGAGGATCATAAAGATGACGGCCAGGGCGATAGGGACGACAACGACAAGGCGCGCCATTGTACGCTGCTGGTTCTTGAATTCGCCGCCATACTCCAGACGGTAGCCTGTCGGCAGGGAGACGTTGGTGTTGATATTCTCCTGTATCTGTTCGACAAAGGTGTTGAGGTCCGTTCCGCTGACGTTGGTCTGGATGGAAACGAAACGCTGTGCCTGCTCATGCTTGATCTCGACACTGCCGTCGACACGTTCGACATGGGCGATGTTGGCAAGCGTGATGCGTACGCCTGTCGGGGAGGTTAAATAGATCTGTTCCAGCGGCAGGTTGTTGAGGGTGTAGTCACCGCGGATCAGGATGTCGAACTGCTTCATCCCCTCGTAGATCTTACCGCTTTGTGCTCCCATGACAGCGATGTTCAGTATATGCGCCGCCTCGTCGAGGCTCATGCCATATTTTGCAAGCTGCTTTTTGTCAAAGACAACCTGGCTGTAGGTGACACCCCCGTTCTGGCGCATGTAGACATCTTCGCTCCCCTCACTGTTACGGATGATCGCTGCAATGGATTCTCCGAGCGTGTTGAGTGTTTCGGTCTCATCGCCGAAGAGCTTTACGACGACGTCGCCGCGCGCACCGGTGAGCATCTCCGAGGTACGCATCTCGATCGGCTGGGTGAAGCCGAACTCGATACCGGAGATATCCTCAAGCACTTCGCGCATCCGGGCTCTGAGCCATTCCGTATCCTCCTGACGCCATTCGGATTTGGGTTTGAGCACCAGGAAGGTGTCGGTGTCGTTGAGCCCCATCGGGTCGAGTCCGATCTCGTCCGAACCGCTGCGTGAGATGATAGAGTCGATCTCCGGTACTTCGGCCATCAGCTGCTGCTGGATCTGCGTATTGAGCGCGATGCCCGCCGGGATGTTGATGGAGGGATTGGATTCGATGCCGATGACGATGTTCCCTTCATCCATGGTAGGCATGAAGGTTTTGCCGATATTGTTGAACATCACGACGGTAAGCGGAACGGTCAGTAGCAGGAAAAGATAGATCCACTTCTCGTAGGCAAAGGCCTTTCTCAGGCTCGGCACATAGATCTTGGTAAGGTTGCGTACCAGCCAGGTCGGCTCTTCGGAGGGATTCTTGA
Encoded proteins:
- a CDS encoding CusA/CzcA family heavy metal efflux RND transporter; the protein is MIDKLLGFALSQRYLVILFALAIAVYGVISYSKLVIDAFPDVSSTQVKIIIKAPGMTPSEVEQQITIPIELEMKGIPYQTMVRSISKYALADITIDFDEGTDLYWARDRVYQRFSAIKEELPGNISGGIAPITTPLGEILMFTIESDTLSLMEKRTLLDWVVRPALRSVNGVADVNALGGEVKSFIVKPDFAKLALFGISVEELQRVLEQNNANYGAGRIERGDEALIVRVVGKLNSINAIEELVLAQRGSSTIYVKDVADISVGAITRYGYVTKDGKGEAVEGLVLGLKGADSSQTVAALKTRLSEIEKSLPEGTKLSIFYDRSHLVGKAVSTVQKALIEAVILIIVILLLMLGSFISALTVALILPMAILTTFILMQFFGISANLMSLGGLAIAIGMIVDSAVVMVENIVAWLAHPKYKNETRVRLVYMAAKEVSLPVISGVVIIITIFSPLLMLQGLEGKLFAPVALSIVFSLGASIIFALFLIPVISEWLIKNPSEEPTWLVRNLTKIYVPSLRKAFAYEKWIYLFLLLTVPLTVVMFNNIGKTFMPTMDEGNIVIGIESNPSINIPAGIALNTQIQQQLMAEVPEIDSIISRSGSDEIGLDPMGLNDTDTFLVLKPKSEWRQEDTEWLRARMREVLEDISGIEFGFTQPIEMRTSEMLTGARGDVVVKLFGDETETLNTLGESIAAIIRNSEGSEDVYMRQNGGVTYSQVVFDKKQLAKYGMSLDEAAHILNIAVMGAQSGKIYEGMKQFDILIRGDYTLNNLPLEQIYLTSPTGVRITLANIAHVERVDGSVEIKHEQAQRFVSIQTNVSGTDLNTFVEQIQENINTNVSLPTGYRLEYGGEFKNQQRTMARLVVVVPIALAVIFMILFFTFRSMRQAAAVFATIPLALTGGVLGLFITNNYLSVPASVGFIALLGIAVLNGVVMVSYFNELVKTMPLEEAVIEGAKRRLRPVIMTALIAAFGLVPMLFATGPGSEIQKPLAIVVIFGLISSTLLTLLILPILYRRVETGQTQRS
- a CDS encoding substrate-binding domain-containing protein, translated to MRSIKTAIVVLLLFLGAMLNASAQPLRTVAFAQDMMANDFRRAQVFEVRDALAEHPDLAFIYSDAKGQTSLLIRQIEQFIAAGVDLLIVGTNHADAVVPVVAKAHRMGIPVIILDRGINSLDYTTFINSDNIRIGTMGADYIAKRLNGKGTVLLFEGLQEADVTQLRSKGFLDEIAKYKEIKVIRRTGNYLRKDAIIETEKLIKEGIRINAIFSESDSMLSGVRSVLHRYNIDPASIVTVGCDYTSEARKAILEGEQSASILFPLGGKASVDVALKILAKEKVPKHISIPVKLITMDNADRIDPIF